The following proteins are encoded in a genomic region of Cryptomeria japonica chromosome 11, Sugi_1.0, whole genome shotgun sequence:
- the LOC131860350 gene encoding uncharacterized protein LOC131860350, producing the protein MKMDGDLDSVGSNKDNSPKGRPPETYSCRFCNRKFSKLQALGCHMRSHRDEIKNEEHEIAKALAEQKRASSSWMMNNQHLAAQIYASIPGGVQTHVELFSPSQVQTWAQAGCSSSLSTYSDQNVGGGISGVGPSLPTSCLNQQQQDHINYQMRERYPSHPNHQMRETYPSLPYQMNNNPEIGGGASLVNNSGISGPSLPMNNQLQIRGPSSPILQGGNPNLVVSGQNHHLSNNSFSVCILLSKPFITPGLINHHHQQQHHLQPKP; encoded by the exons atgaagatggatggagatTTGGATTCAGTTGGTAGCAATAAAGATAATTCACCTAAGGGGAGGCCTCCTGAAACTTACAGTTGTAGATTTTGTAACAGGAAATTTTCTAAATTACAGGCTCTTGGATGTCATATGAGGAGCCATCGTGATG AGATAAAGAATGAGGAGCATGAAATTGCAAAGGCTCTTGCGGAACAGAAACGTGCAAGCAGTTCTTGGATGATGAA CAATCAACATTTAGCAGCTCAAATCTATGCATCCATCCCAGGAGGAGTGCAGACACATGTTGAGCTATTTAGTCCATCACAAGTCCAGACATGGGCTCAAGCTGGCTGTTCATCTTCACTCTCAACATATTCAGACCAGAATGTAGGTGGAGGAATTTCAGGAGTTGGACCATCTTTACCCACATCATGTTTGAACCAGCAACAACAAGATCATATCAATTATCAAATGAGGGAGAGATACCCATCTCACCCTAATCATCAAATGAGGGAGACATATCCATCTCTTCCTTACCAAATGAACAACAATCCAGAAATAGGAGGAGGAGCATCTCTTGTTAACAATTCAGGAATAAGTGGACCTTCTCTTCCCATGAACAACCAATTACAAATAAGGGGACCCTCTTCCCCAATTTTACAAGGAGGCAATCCAAATCTTGTTGTGAGTGGGCAGAATCATCATCTGAGCAACAACAGTTTTTCAGTGTGCATCCTTCTCAGCAAGCCATTCATTACCCCTGGCTtaatcaaccatcatcatcaacaacaacatcatctgCAGCCCAAACCGTAG